In Bombina bombina isolate aBomBom1 chromosome 6, aBomBom1.pri, whole genome shotgun sequence, a single genomic region encodes these proteins:
- the LOC128664361 gene encoding uncharacterized protein LOC128664361 produces the protein MSLVVQGVPHDFLVDTGATKSSISAREYNGPVTNTCEKSVGITGVPISCPRTPPLEVYPNDSPSNRFVYAFRIIPNSPVNLLGRDLMAKMQMSVNIDCKGGLHVDTPWDSVPLLYAADPEPALTKQLYLDKLSLQTLENVFEYASHPDKVVTQAFYRPWITDHVEKEMWKAPVNAVVLTPDTVYVQTPEHLWTWKYGRNIVKDPKVIPVQLEPDAFTHASHVTNDVPEALDELKQSLWATGFNDPGFISCTPYKATLKPGAKPVYIKQYPLSKEKEQGIAPVIKDLLSKKVIRRTLSPYNTPINPVPKPGGTEYRFTQDLRAVNALVQPLAPIVPDVNAILTAIPSTATCFTVIDLCSAFFSIPVHPDTQPLFGFTYLGNQYTFNRLPMGFIDSPAAYSAVVRKTLESWTPPEGSTLIQYVDDLLLCSVDEQTCKTDSLHLLQHLGDAGHKVTLRKMQFCLPQVTYLGFLLSAGKRLLSPERVKALMVIPRPQTKTAMLSFLVTGQHEPEQIHWTQALDKAYNTLKQALCSAPALGLPNYNLPFHLYCTERGGTAAGVLAQEHGNGYRAVAFYSKLLPTVVQGMPACLRATAACAMMVEAAQTLVLSHSLILHTSHQVLQVLNNLTTQHMTAQRRSGYETILTSTANLTIKYIAPTGGPAPLLHALISKCPLEHPEDHNCIDTVHTETSPRLDLQTTPLEEGEVVFVDGSCSKPADGVYLTGFAVVQLPDTVVTAGSLPFVSAQAAELVALAQACRAFAMKDVTIYTDSRYAFGVVHDFGVIWQNRGFVAADGKSISHSTLVQELLDAIKLPHKLAIVKCKGHSTDSTDVRLGNDFADTIAKEAAFRGPPHPDYLSTTTQEQLHMVMIPALASDVDVAHLQFGATETDLQTWISAGLTKGQDGLWSDEEGRVGIPQIAAPLFISHFHGFGHISKQQTKNLMTSKYVIKDLLRMIDRQLDRCLTCARNNPGGLVHGKLEHLPPPDGPMQVLQIDFTHMPTARGGYKYLLVIVDQFSKWVEAFPTTQENARTVAKILCKEIIPRFGCPLQINSDRGTPFTSQITQMICTMLSIDWKFHIPYHPQSSGQVERMNRTIKDKFRKGTGGTFTNWLEHLPAVLAEIRMTPSTTTGYSPFEILMGRPFPTPWCKQKGSPVVRGDINVVREEYVTNLIETLNGIYGDVSSTLPQPTGIPTHPFKPGDTVLVKQLHKNKSLDPPFGLPTTVIAVTRTAVLTEEAPVWIHANRIKRAPDDVNPGRSMIPSSIE, from the exons ATGTCTTTAGTTGTGCAAGGTGTCCCACATGATTTTTTGGTAGATACCGGAGCAACTAAATCTAGCATTTCTGCTAGAGAATACAATGGGCCAGTGACTAATACATGTGAAAAATCTGTTGGCATTACAGGAGTCCCAATTTCGTGTCCCAGGACGCCTCCTTTGGAGGTGTATCCAAATGACAGCCCTTCAAACAGATTTGTTTATGCTTTTCGCATAATACCCAATAGTCCTGTTAATTTGCTTGGAAGGGATTTAATGGCTAAGATGCAAATGTCTGTTAATATTGATTGCAAGGGAGGATTGCATGTTGACACTCCCTGGGATTCAGTTCCGTTGCTGTATGCAGCTGATCCTGAACCTGCCCTTACTAAACAGTTGTACCTTGATAAACTCAGTTTACAGACTCTTGAGAATGTGTTTGAGTATGCCTCACACCCTGACAAAGTTGTGACACAAGCTTTTTACAGACCTTGGATTACTGACCATGTTGAGAAAGAGATGTGGAAAGCACCAGTTAATGCAGTTGTACTTACACCAGATACAGTTTATGTGCAAACACCAGAACATTTGTGGACATGGAAATATGGCAGGAATATTGTAAAAGATCCTAAGGTTATACCTGTACAATTAGAGCCAGATGCATTCACACATGCTTCACATGTCACTAATGATGTGCCAGAGGCACTTGATGAGTTAAAACAGAGTTTATGGGCCACTGGATTTAATGATCCAGGTTTCATCTCATGCACACCATATAAAGCCACTCTCAAACCAGGTGCTAAACCTGTATACATTAAGCAGTACCCTTTGTCTAAGGAAAAGGAACAGGGAATAGCTCCTGTAATTAAGGACCTATTGTCTAAGAAAGTTATTAGACGCACACTGTCACCATACAATACACCTATCAATCCTGTTCCTAAACCTGGAGGTACAGAATACAGATTTACACAAGACTTGCGAGCAGTAAATGCTCTGGTGCAGCCACTTGCACCGATAGTGCCAGATGTTAATGCTATTTTAACAGCCATCCCAAGTACTGCAACTTGCTTTACAGTCATTGATCTCTGCAGTGCATTCTTTAGCATCCCTGTGCATCCCGACACTCAACCGTTGTTTGGTTTTACGTATTTGGGGAATCAATATACGTTTAATCGTTTACCAATGGGCTTTATTGATTCCCCTGCCGCGTACTCAGCTGTAGTTCGTAAGACCCTAGAATCCTGGACACCTCCTGAAGGTTCCACTTTGATACAGTATGTGGATGATTTGTTGTTGTGCAGTGTTGATGAACAGACTTGTAAAACTGACTCTCTCCATTTGCTTCAGCACTTAGGTGATGCAGGGCAcaaagtgactttgagaaaaatgcaattttgtcttccacaagtaacatacctgggttttcttctttcagcaggcaagagactgttatcccctgaaagagttaaggctctcatggttattcctcgaccacaaacaaagactgctatgttatcttttctgg TTACAGGTCAGCATGAACCAGAACAAATCCACTGGACACAGGCTCTTGATAAGGCCTACAACACCCTCAAGCAGGCTCTCTGTTCCGCTCCAGCCCTAGGTTTACCCAACTATAACCTACCATTTCACCTGTATTGCACAGAAAGGGGAGGTACAGCAGCAGGGGTCCTTGCTCAGGAACACGGTAATGGGTACAGAGCGGTagctttttattcaaaattattgcCAACGGTGGTACAGGGTATGCCAGCATGCTTAAGAGCTACAGCAGCATGCGCTATGATGGTGGAAGCGGCACAAACATTGGTACTGTCACATTCTCTGATATTGCATACATCACATCAAGTCTTGCAAGTGTTAAATAATCTCACTACACAGCACATGACTGCACAGAGAAGGTCAGGCTATGAAACAATTCTCACATCCACTGCAAACCTCACTATCAAATACATTGCACCCACAGGAGGCCCAGCACCTTTATTACATGCATTGATTTCTAAATGTCCTTTAGAACACCCTGAGGACCACAATTGCATAGACACTGTACACACAGAGACGTCACCACGTCTAGACTTGCAAACAACTCCACTAGAGGAGGGAGAAGTTGTTTTTGTTGATGGGTCATGTTCTAAACCTGCTGATGGTGTTTATCTTACAGGCTTTGCTGTGGTACAGTTACCCGACACAGTGGTTACTGCTGGTTCTCTGCCTTTTGTGTCAGCCCAAGCAGCTGAATTGGTAGCCCTAGCTCAGGCATGTAGAGCGTTTGCGATGAAAGATGTGACCATTTACACTGACTCAAGGTATGCGTTtggagttgtgcatgattttggagtgATTTGGCAGAACAGAGGTTTTGTTGCAGCTGATGGTAAGAGTATCTCACATTCTACACTGGTACAGGAACTCTTAGATGCAATTAAATTACCACATAAGCTAgcaattgttaaatgtaaaggCCACAGTACTGACTCCACTGACGTTAGACTTGGCAATGATTTTGCAGACACCATTGCTAAGGAAGCTGCGTTTCGGGGTCCACCGCACCCTGACTATCTCAGCACTACTACACAGGAACAGTTACACATGGTAATGATTCCTGCCTTAGCATCTGATGTGGATGTGGCGCACCTACAGTTTGGCGCAACTGAAACTGATTTACAGACTTGGATCTCTGCTGGTCTGACCAAAGGCCAAGATGGCCTGTGGTCAGACGAGGAGGGGAGAGTAGGGATACCACAAATTGCCGCACCATTGTTTATTAGTCATTTTCATGGTTTTGGCCACATAAGTAAACAACAGACCAAGAATCTGATGACATCCAAGTATGTCATTAAAGATCTGTTGCGCATGATTGATAGACAACTGGACAGATGTCTAACTTGTGCCAGAAATAATCCTGGAGGCCTTGTACATGGTAAACTTGAGCATTTACCACCCCCTGATGGTCCTATGCAGGTATTGCAAATTGATTTCACACACATGCCCACTGCGCGAGGTGGATACAAGTATCTTTTAGTCATTGTTGATCAATTCAGTAAGTGGGTTGAGGCCTTTCCAACCACTCAAGAGAATGCACGTACTGTAGCAAAGATATTGTGCAAGGAAATTATTCCTCGTTTTGGTTGTCCATTACAGATAAACAGTGACAGAGGTACTCCTTTCACTTCACAGATTACACAAATGATTTGTACTATGTTGTCCATTGACTGGAAGTTTCATATTCCTTATCACCCACAGTCATCAGGACAGGTAGAGCGCATGAATAGAACCATTAAAGATAAGTTCAGGAAGGGAACTGGTGGTACATTTACTAATTGGCTTGAACATTTACCTGCAGTATTGGCAGAAATTAGAATGACCCCTAGCACCACTACGGGTTATTCACCTTTTGAAATTCTGATGGGCAGACCTTTTCCAACCCCATGGTGTAAACAAAAAGGTTCTCCTGTAGTAAGGGGAGATATCAATGTTGTAAGGGAAGAATATGTAACTAATCTGATTGaaacattgaatggcatctatggtgatgtttcttctactctTCCTCAGCCTACAGGTATCCCGACACACCCGTTCAAGCCTGGAGATACTGTCTTGGTGAAGCAGCTCCACAAGAATAAGTCGCTGGATCCTCCTTTTGGTCTTCCAACTACAGTGATCGCTGTGACGAGAACCGCTGTCCTTACAGAGGAAGCTCCAGTATGGATCCACGCGAATCGGATCAAGAGGGCCCCAGACGACGTCAACCCTGGCCGCTCCATGATTCCATCGAGTATCGAATAG